From the genome of Syngnathoides biaculeatus isolate LvHL_M chromosome 4, ASM1980259v1, whole genome shotgun sequence:
TGACTTTCTGGGCAAAACTTTCGCCGCACGCTGAGCACGTGAAAGGCTTTTCGCccgtgtgtgttttcatgtgtgACACCAGATTGGCGTTTTTGTAAAAGGTTTTCCCACAGTCGGCGCAGATgaagggtttttctcccgtgtgaaTTTGCACGTGCGCCATCAAAGCCACCTTTTGGGCAAAGCCGTCGCCGCAGATCGAGCACGTGAAAGGTTTTTCCCCCGTGTGGATCCTCACGTGCGCCACCAAGTTGGGCTTGTGAGTGAAGCGTTTAGCGCAAAATGTGCAACCGAAAGGTTTTTCCCCCGTGTGGATTCGCACGTGGGACTCCATGTTGACCTTTTGCGTGAATCTCTTCCCGCACACGGAGCAGCCGAAAGGCTTTTCCGTGTGCGTGCGCACATGCGAGTTCAAATTGTTCTTATATGAGTAGCTTTTGCCGCAGACGGAGCAGGCgaagggtttttctcccgtgtgggTGGCCGTGTGAGCTATCAAAGACACCTTCTGGATGAATCCTTGGCCGCACATGGAGCACACAAAGGGTTTTTCCCCAGTGTGCGTTTTCATGTGGAGCGTCAAATTGCACTTGTACGCGTAGCTTTCACCGCAAAGCGAGCAAGCGAAACGCACTTTGCCCGCAGGGCGACCCCCCATGTCGTCCGGCCCCATTTTGCGGCACTTCTTTGCTTTGTCGCAAGTTTCCCGTGAGGCGTCACTCTTGTTCGGCGGCGTTGACGACCCATCTGGCGCGGGGGTGGTGATGTCACTGAACCGCGACGAGCCGGGCGCTTCCTGCACGTCGTCTTCGCTCTTCACGACTGAGACGACCGTCAGTGGCAGCTCGCTGACGTCGGCCCCCTCCTCTTCATCCTTCATGCACACATCCTCCTTTTCCTGCTTCATGGGAGAGTGCGGGACTTGTCCTCCGTAACCAATGAGTTGCTGAACATCTGCGGGGCACAAGCGACACAAAGGCAAATGTGTAAAACCTCAGAAACTTTTATTGGACTGTATTATACAATACAAATGTGAAAAGAGACGAAAGGAGAATCCTGCGTTGAGCCATCACCTTAGTGTGTTGGAGGGGTTTGCGTGTCCCACCCAGTGATTCTCAAAACCCAAACCCAGTTTTGAAACCTGTTTGATACCCTAACAGTTTCTTACCCtttcatttgaaacccaaacactGTTTTGGATCCTCGGTATTACCTTCACACCTCTGGCAGAGTCCGAGGAgaaggaccagacaaagcacggcttTTTGGGCCCAATCGTCGAGTTTAGAAAACGCGAAAAAAGATCCTAGAATAAATGTAGCTTTGGGGTGGCACCGGtagaacaactggttagagcgttggcctcacagttctgaggaccggggttcaaatcccggtcccgccagTATGGAGTATGTGTCATTCATTTATCTTCTGTTTCACaaggttgattaaaaaaaataactattgtTTCAGCCCGTTGGATTCGTGGGGGGCATTTTGGAAAAGACATAATTGCTGGATGCCCGTCGGAAgatgaacgtttttttttgtcagaagaaCAATTTCCGAAGGTTGCCAAACGTAAATGCCGAAGCTACAGCGCAGTCCCGAAGTGCGTGTCCCGCTTCTCGCCATTCATCTTAAATCAGCTTTCAGGGACAGTCCAAATAGTTCCTCGTCAAAACGTGAAACAGTCCCAATCCTGACATGTTCACGAGATGACCTAACCTAACAAAACGAGACTTCAAGGCCACGTCTGAAGGCTTTTTCTATGTTTGGCTAACCGAGCAATTTCCAGAATGTTAGTGAACAAACCTTCGACAATTTCAGCGGACGAAAAGCCTTCGTTGTCTTCCCGCGCTGTGCAAATTTCATTTTGGGACATTTTGGTGTCGTCTTTGCCGGTGATTTGAGCCCTTTGAGCTCAGTTGGCTTTGTTCCGATTTCCGGATTTTACTTCTTCGGTGGTGCTTCTACGGCAGCTGAAACAGCCAAGATGCTGCACTACTGCCCTCCTGTGGCCGTATTCGaccaagaaaaggaaaaaaaaaaaagaaaaaaggtgcaaatcagaagaaaaaacatttccaaaaatagGAGAGGGTACAGGACTCCCCctacccttgcgaggataagtggcttggaaaatggaatgcaaACAATCCAGTTGTCACACGATGACAATAAATCATTGTATGCTCAGGCATTAAAAacgattttaaaatattttgtcaataaaGTTACattgatataattttttttaaaaatgcaatatttcaagaaatgtttttacttaaaaaaagaaggaagtcGCAATATGTGGAAaagtctacatttttaaaaatatactgtattttagaaAGCGTGACATATCCTACAATCAACATTTTCccttggaaataaaataaatttttcccCAAGGATAAAGTGAGATTTACACAACAAAAGTCAAATCATGagagaacatatttttttttcaagaaaaaaaaaagtaaaagcatTGCAAAAACCTTTCAATCAAGATAATGGCAACATTTGAGAATAAAAAGTCGCTTCTCAGATCATTGTGACATTCATTgagaaaagtcaaaatattatgagtaagtatactgtgtgtgtatatacgtatatataattaataaatatataaaatgcttGAGTTCAAGAATCACGACAatagaaaaaacacacaatgtgcAGGATAAAGTGCTAAACACACGTTATTGTGTCCTTTAAATCCTCCTAAAGTCCCAAAACACATCATGCAACTGACCTTATCACGTTTTATCGCGGCGAGGTTTATGTCACCCTGTAatccaatcccccccccccccccaaaaaaaaaaaaacaaccccgaCAGCATGCGTCTAAGATGGAGTAGGCTCCTTCCATGTGCGTTAACCTTGGTATCATGTTTCATTTCACTGTCTCCCGCCTCACCGTGGAACATCATCGCCGCATCGCTGGGACCGTAAAAGCTGGACAAATTGGATTTGAGGGCCCCGGGGGCTCGGGGACGTGCGTCTTTGCCTTTCGTCTTCAACACTACACACACAtacgtttttattattattattattattatatcgaGAGGAGGGGACAGGAGTTTTGCGCTCTTCTGGACCGAGATGTGGGATATTGGTCCTGCCCCCAGCGGCCCCCTCCCTACGGGCACCGCTGTTTCATTTTAGAGGGGGCttcatatttgaaataaaatacaatcaatCAATGTAACTGGGAATGATCTAGTTTGTAGCGGAACAATGACGTCATTCCACCTGCATATTTCCAAACGCCGTCCACATGCAAACTTCGTTAAATTCAGCCTACAGCCGGCGAGACTGAAAGTGTACAATTGAGATGGATGGCTAGTCACGCTTTATTCATCCTGCGAGGGGAAATTAAGGAATAATCGCTCTATATGTCATAATCTAGCGCTGATCTAAATGAATGTAGCGCACGGGCACCCGTGGCTGAGAGCTAACAGGACGACGACGTGACAGAGGTGATGAATGACTTCATTAGGGGCCTCCATCTTGGAAACGTAACCTTTCCTCAAACACCACCGGCTTGTTTGTCTTGTGCAGCGTGCGTAATTACTTTCGCGTTCAGATGCATTAAAATGCAACGAGCAGTGGAagcgaaaaacaaacaaataaaaataaagtgtcTGCTAAAACTGAAGAGGAGCATCCTGACGCTGTGGATTATTTCACCGCGCAATGTTTTGTTCAATCGCTCAAACTGGTATCGGGTTGGATTCTGTCAGATTCTCCAGGGGGGGCGCTACTGAGCTGCTATGGACAATGCGGTTCAGATTTATGCGTGGCGTACACACCAACTTGGGCTAAAAGTCACGTCGGAGCCATTTCAGCGATCACCTGGAGGTGGGCAGGAAATGGCAACAAGACGCCAAAATGAATAATGAACACACGCGCAAGTGTGTGGACCGGTCACAAATGTCAGCGACGCGCAACCGGAGCCTTCGCTGCCCCGGGGACACACAAAGGTCGGAGTTTATTCAGTGCAGTTACTCTCCAAagcaacagtttttttcatttttttccagaaaaaaatccacagtggTACTTTGACCTAAGTGGGCCCCAACGGCAAGTTAGAACCAGGACTTATCAGGACTCAGCCCAATGGCCAAGTTGATGAATTTTCTCGTGTTGTGGGTCCCGGAGCCAGCTCACCAGACCTGCTATGTATGCCACGCTAACGAGTGTGACGAAAGCCCGACGACGTGATTGTTTGAAGCCGAACTGTTTAAAGTTGTGTTTGGGCAAGAAAACATCCTGACGAGAGACGGACGCAAGAGTCGCACAGTTGCAGGTGGAAGTCGTCGTGGGAGAAGAAAGGACACCGCGTGGGCGGTCCTGGTGCAAATGGCGTCATCCCTTGGGACCCGATGCAGCACGTCCACGTATTAGATAAAAGAATTGACAATGGGGTGGGCAATGGGGGAGTTTTCCTTCCAGGTATTATTTTGTCTGCTGGGGTGGATGAGTTTCTCTTTCAAGATTCTGTTTGGGGAAGGTCCCGCACAGCCAGGAACCTCCCAAATGCTCAGGGTCCTGGTTTGATgctcccttgtgaggacacGGCAGGGGGCGCATGCAAAAATGGCCACTGCGTCTGGGAATGATAAAACGCCGATGGTGACAAATGTGGGTGACGGGCGGCGGTGGGATTGCTCGACTATCTGGGCCAACAACTTTATTGTGAAgtattacaaaagaaaattgatcaaAGCTGGCGTGAGAGTGCAATCAGAGTGCATACTGGAATTGGAGTCTGCATTTATAGCTTTGAATCTTTATTTTCCATCATAATCCCCAGATGGAACCGGATCGGGATTTGGAGTCCGACCCTGAATTGAAACAGAGCCCGTAttcaaatatttgaatattcCCCATCAAATCAAAACTAGTTTGGAAAGAGTTTCTGCTGTTCtttttgtgaggaaaaactAGTTCTGAAAGCAGGACCCAAGAACTGCGAAAGatgtgacatttaaaaagtttccatccatcagtccacccattttcttagccgcttatcctcacaaggcaaggcaggggacaccctgaactggttgccagtcaatcgcagggcacaatgacagctatgggcaatttagcgtctccaattaatgcgagtttttggggaggaaaccggattgcccggagaaaagccggcaacgcacggggagaacatgcaaactcaacactggcggggctaggatttgaacctttgtcctcacaagtgtgaggccgacgctcaaACCAAgtgcgccaccgtgccgtctGAATGAGTTCATTTGCAGCAAATCTCTCCTTGGCGTTGGAGTGGGACACGGTCGTATTACATACTCACGTAGTACGACTGTGTACTCGCACCTGGGAAGAAAGCATTGGCGCACAAAGGCACGTGCGCGGTCCCATGTCATGTCGTCGTGTCCCGAAAAGCTCCAGCGGGGCCTCTGAAAAGCGGATCTGCTAATAAATGGAAGGTGCGAGACGAACAAATCGCCTTGTTTATCTTCGCAGGTGAATTGAGGAGACGGGAAACACAGCCGCCGGCGCCCGCCGTCGTCATGGGGACGGCGGATAAGCAGCCGCGGCGACAACTTATTCCcagatttggaaaaatgtcGCGGCGTAGACGACGGAGTCCAAAGCGGAATGATTGAATGTGAAGCGGAGGGACGCCGCTATCAGTCACCCACTCATTAAATCGTAATCTCGttcaatccattcatccattttctcttgccgcttatcctcacgagggtcacggggagcgctggagccaatcccagctgtcaacgggcaggaggcggggtacaccctgaactggttgccagccaatcgcagggcacatggagacaaacaacagtcacaatcacacttttagacgcaatttagagtgtccaatatgGCAACTGGGATAAACTCCGGCACTCcagcgaccattgtgaggataagcggcttgagaaaatagatggatattttattGCAGCAGAAACAAACTCAATTACAAAAGAAATCAATGCAAACACAATCCTTTACACGAATAATCCAGATTAAGATTCCACGTGAAGACTATTTACAAAAtagcacacacaacaacaagaaaacattttgggggtTCTCTGAAGTGAAGTTAAGATTGGAAATCAATCTGGTTCTTGCGCTGACATTGAGTAAAAGGTGAAGGTCGAAAATGGCTATTTGACCTTGACCCTGGCCACCTTCGGCttcttggaattaaaaaaaaataataaatctggtgtggcacccaaaaaaaatggagataaATTTAGAACCGCGTACTTGTTACAATGGCTGAtcatgggaaaaacaaaaacccctCCTTGGATCAGTCCCAAATCAATCGGGTTCAAAATCAACGGAATTGTCATTCACGTACAAAAGCCTCTCCGATGTTCAGTGCTTCCATCTTTGCATGATGTCACGGAATCGGGCAATCATGTGCAACACCGTAATATCACATTTTTTCATCAAACAtaaacaatgtggaaaaaaaaaaacattttgttgaatCTAAGAGAGTGGAGGCgaaggggggggagaaagagagTGCGTTTGTTTAATGCACCGGCGCCTCCTGGATCTTAGGGGCGGAGTCCGCGTCCTCTTCGGGCGGCGGCGCGTCGTCGCTGAAGAGGTAATATGGCGGCGTCTGGCGAGCCTCGATGATGAGCACGCCCTCGGGCGACAGCGAGGCGAACACCGTCAGAGGGTCCACGTCCGTCGGGATCCTGGGGTAGGGGGAAACAGACAAATAAccaaattaaaaagaataaccaaatgtttttttttaaattagtttaaATATGTACTATGTCAGATAATTTTAGTGTATGGTAATTCATTCGTTCATCTTCCAgtccgcttaacctcacgagggtcccgggcgTGCTGGACTTTACCCCAGCTaatattgtcatgtcattatcccggccgcttatcctcagaagggttgcgggaaagatggagcctatcctagctagcttCGTTAGAAACGTGGACttcaccctgaaccggtcgccagtcagtcgcagggcagatatcaacaccatcactgagcgggaatcgatcccacgtgtccgcaccaaaggcggacgtgtgtaccacgacaccatcagtgactctcccaGCTAATATTGCACTTCAATAAAttagaacaaaataaaaatgtgcatgtgaaTTATTATCTTGCTAAAATAAAGTACAGCGTTTATATAGAGATTGGACACGTTGGCCGGAGAAAAGCCTCGCGACGACGAGAATGAATTATTGTTGCTGTTAATCAAATTCATCAATTTCACAGTAACATTGAAATATCCTCCGCCATCACGCAAATAATTCGTCCGAGTGTgcggttcaaaaaaaaaaaaaaatcaaaatcaacagCCTTGAAAAGCTCGTGTCAGGCTGCCAAAAGTCCAAAGCGAGGATCCGTGCAAAGCGTTTCCCAAATATGGCCGTCGGGGGCCGGAATGTTCCTCATTAGAAGAAAAGACGAGACGAGGGGAGTCAGAATGCCGGCCGGGCTATTTATAGTcacgggagtgggggggggcatccgATCGGGGTCGGGGGCACGCGGCGCACCCGAGCGACAGCTGAGGGCGGCTATTCCGAGACGAGCGCTCCGCCAAACATTCGCCTAGCGTGCTGCCAACCTTTGGACCGGACGAGCTTCGAACTTGCTTACAAGTCACCCGGTGGAAAATGGCACAGGAGTGCAACTACTGTAGTTGCAAAGTAATATAATTCATAAAAAGAAACACAGATAATTCTTTTGGAAGtctaaaacatgacaaaatgtcaacacatgatttttaaaaaatgcagtaaTACTGCTACAGTATGTGTATAACATGATAGCATGTTGACCTAATCACAAACGTGTACATTTTAGACAATCCGGTGTCATATGACCAGATATGTGATAGATAACCATATAATACAATAAcataatacagtggtacctctaatTCTGAACGTGTGCAGTAACAAAATATTCAGGTTACGCAATGCCTCCTTGGAGAAATATTGTCTCTTGgtacgaaggaaaattcaggatacaaaaagggaaaaaaatggtgcagGATTCctcaaattccaccaaatgtaaacatcctgtatcttggtttgtgtggcgtgatAGCGCtgttctcccattggctatcgccgtagtaTCTTCCtgacatcccattggctaggaggcaTCTTTACTCATGATGCTTTTTGTTGGAcacttggacactcgactgtcctTGAATCACGTTAGCACTGTCACAAGCTAGCATACAacggaaaagtacaactttttcgtttgtgttttttttttgcaaatctctccatctttcttcaccatgggccccaagaaactttagtggaagtAAGTTGTGTGCGCAGGGATGTATGTTCTCCCTTGGCTGTCACACTTTGCCTGCCCTTCTGTCCCAAATGATGCCCTTTGCTTgttctcttcgcatagttgcccaacgccaaaggtaaatgaacatcatttttattattcttcatATTATGTCATTTAAATGCTTACTTTTGGCGGGGCGACGGGGGGCTTGGAACCGATTAaggtatttacatgtaaaatgcgcttctacttacggAAAATTCACGATACAAAATGACTTCCGTAATGGATAAATTTTATAAataaaggtaccactgtattctaTAAGACAGACAAGTGAATTAATGTcccataaaatgattttttttaaaaaggaatttTTCATTATGTGTTCAAAAGTGTAGCAATGCCTTGAActgtttgaaaattttcaaacaaaCTATTAGATTGCGCCACAATGTGGTGCTTGGAATTGATATTGGGAAAAATAGGTCACTTTTGGAGACTACTGCAGAACGGCACACGGGCCAATCACAAGCGTCGGATTCAAAAAGAGGAAGTGACGTGAAAACAAGTATTTCTCAAATGCATCTAAAATTCAGATCGCCACATTTCCAAAGCGGAACTGTCACCCAATGACAGATTTTCTCACAGTAACGTAACGGgagtggcacggtggacaaAGTGGTTAgagccggggttcaaatcccggccctgcccgtGTGGACTTTTGCAAGTACTCGCTGTATGAAATCAACTCGACTTGCTAACAAGCAGCAACGCCGCAGATTGAAACCGTTTCATTGGATCGTCACGCTGTAGTTTACCGCCAGACGACACACACGCGTGAGGTTGAGCGAATTGAATTCAATTGTCTGTCGGCGTGATTGTGGGTGTCAAAGATGCTTTGTTTCGAAAGCTGATCGACACCAGCACATATTATGTACCCGCCTTAAATTTGTACTTTTCCCCTTTTCTTTATTCCCTGACTCACTGGATCTTCTTGGTGAAATTCTTGGTGACGATTCCTCCTTCCTCTTGCTTCTCTTCGTGTTTTCCTGTCGGGAAGAAGACAAGTCGGTGTCAGGTGAACGCGCAACAAACGATTTGGCTATTTTAGTGTTGCCAATCCCCCTTTTCCTTCCGTCTTTTCCTCCTTCGACCCCGGCGCCCCCCTCCCCGGAGCAAAAGTTCAGGAGAAGCGACGCTCTGCTCGTTGGCATCTCAACAACGATTTGTGTGCTCAGTGACGGAGGAGGGAGGGACGGCGCGCATTCCGAAGCTGCTGTGTAACGTGTTCTGGAAACAGCCGCGCGTCATCAAGCACGCACCCCAACGCCAGGCGTGCTTGGTCAACGTCAGAGCTTGTTGACCCCGGACCAGACCCGTAGGGCCAAAATgtgcccaaaatggctgctcgaGCGCTAAATGGCAGACGGGGCATGACTTTTGACAAATCTTTGCTGGCTCCACTCACAATAGACAGCCCCCCCTTGCAAAATTGGGGTTGATAAAtcaaactggatttaaaaaaaaaaaaaaaaaaaaaaatcaaaatcgcaatctgaatcagatttaatggccaagtatgtgacaacacacaaagaatttctgatacgacattcatgttgagtattaagaagaagaacaaatcGAATTCTTGACAGTGCTACgaagtgaaaagtgaaaaggGCCACTTCAATCTAAAATGTCTTGCCGAGACTTTTTTGTAGGCCTTCTCCTGATTCTTCGTACCAAATATATGTCGAAAAAGGAAACCGGCTTTTTGGGGCTGATTCTGTGAAATATCATTCTAGAGGatgacacaaaaagaaaatggcagacttcctgtgtggtTTTGGGCGTGGCTTCTTAAGATTTTGTGTGGATCTATGAAATTCATGCCGCTATGCCAAAGTGTCTTTGAGGGCCATATTTTGGAAAGTTGCCTTCACAATGTACCTTGATAactaaaatggccgacttcctgtctTTTCAGGCAGGGCtcattgaggtttttttttgggggggggggtctccgaATGATTGAGAAAATTCATGTTGCGAACTCATAGCAGCTTTGCGGTTTGAATTTTCCCTcaacttttctttccaaaaagtATTTGTGACTTCCCGACTGCCGCACGAGTCGCACCGCTAACATCCGATCTTCAGTTTACCGCTCATGGTGTCGCACTTTTACAAGGAGGTCCGGGGCCCCCGGAGAATTTGCGGTGAACTTCTCCCGATCTGCGGCACAGAGCGACAGAACCCAACGGGCGAGACGCCGACGACACGGAACTTCCAGAACGTTCTGTCCGCTGCCTCGACGACAGCGAGACTTTTGTCCGGCGTCTCGAAGCTAAATCCGGCTCGTCGCCGAGGGAACGACAGCGACGCTCCGGGAATGCGCAACAGGTGTCCGACCGCCAACCGCAAATCCTTTGTCAAAGGAGACGCCATGGCTGGAACTGGTTGCCGTCACAAGTTATGATTGcgcaaaaacatatttaaaaatgggaggggggggggagttcctGAAATGAAGTGGGCTTGGAAGAAAAACACTAACAAAACAGCTTCAATTCTAAgtaaatttgaatatttataCCGGTCAAAAGGTCTACGCAGTGTTTTGGATTTCCAATCCAATTAGAAATGTTTTGGGATGACAAAAATCtcctatcaaaaaaaaaaaaaaaaaattcaaacagaaaataaaccctaaccctaaaaaaaaaggattagttTTAAGAATAAATGtaaccattttaaaaataaaaagtgaaaaaaatattggaggACTTCTACAATAGATTAGAATTTTAAGGGAATATTTTTTGAAAGGTGGAAAaattaatgtaatgttttttttttcaagaggtgAGAATAAATTGACACATGATAAATTTTTTGATCTTTCAAAAAGGATTCTTTTTCCAAagttaaaactaaaacaaaaacacttttttttttgttgcaaccAGGAATTCCTGATTATCAACATAAAATGTGAACGTCCTGataaaaaagaagagaagaaaaaactgTTTGGCTTTGAAGGGAGAAAAACTAAATCTGAACATTACAAATCTAAATATGAAACTTTTAAAGGAAATGTATTGAGAATTTTTTGGGACTTTCAAGAGAAAATTTTTTTAGATATAAAAGTACATaaaattatttgtagttttgaaatcattttagaAAATTGAGAAAATTGTTGCAATTGtaagacaatgaaaaaaaattgaaagaataCATTCTTGaaaattttgtttcaaaaagtttttgtaatttactgagtaaaaatattacaaaaatctgaaaattctaTATTTTCCTTGAAAATCAGACCAGAgtacaaaaataagaaatatgTCATGTAGGATTTAATTATGCCATTTTGTTtaggattttttaaaatcacaatgaaaaaattgaataaattttaaactttaaatttgaaaaaaaatctatgtaaTTGAATGATAAGTtctaaatgttacaaaaaaatctgtgtgaaaaaaaaaacattttccttgaaaaaaaaacaagatgaaacCTCTACGGAGAAAACTGAACcatacatttttgttcttaggactatgattatttttctctttcaactaCAGGAATAAActtaattttgacaaaaatgcacaaagagTACACAACGGATAAATGTTGGAacagaaactttttttccagtttcaGTACGaaaagggggtaaaaaaaaagtgcaaaatggtAAGAATAAGATTTTGTTGCTCACCTGAGACTTCTACGAATCCCTCCCTGGTTCTGATGTTGAGTTCGTGGGCCTTGAAGCTGTGGACATTGACGCACACTTTccacggttccccagccgcgcCACCGCCGGGCGAGCTCCCCGGCGACGGGTCGCCGTAACGCCCGGCGGCGTACGGCGTCGGCCCCACTCCCGACTGGCGCTGCCGGCGTTCCGGGAAAGCCGCCCGCAGGCCGCTCCCGAAGGGTGCCGCCGAGCTCAAGCGGGAGCTTAGCCGGCCCGGCCTCGCCCAGCCGGGCCAGTCCGCGGACAGATCGTCCGGGAAAGGCGGTAACCCGAAGTCGTCATCGGCCAGGAAGCGCGAGGCCATCGACTCGCCGAAGGGGTCCCGCGGGAACCGCTGGCGCCCGCCCACGGTGTAAAAGTCTCCCTCGGCCATGTCCGATTAAAGTCAACGCAGCCCGTCGAATCGAGTCGATTTGTATCACCAAAGAGTCCCGAAAGGCTTCAGAGGAGCGCGGAGCTGCTGGCGCATCACCGTCCGCGTCTAAAGTAGAAAAAGGACTGAATGGTGCTCCTCCCAACCCCCGCCAGTGGCTCTCTTTTTATAGCGGCTCCGCACTCTGGAACGCGCCCGAGGAGCGTGGAAGACTGTAAAAAATTACCCAGCGCAGAGTTGACAAACTATTTCAGAGGGCCCTAAAACTCCAAACAGCGAACATAATCTACCTCCGATCACTTCAATAACTCTTTCCTCCTCGTTTTtatgaccccccccaaaaacttGATTTCAAGATGCGCAACTGTCGTCCGGGACACTTTTTACAGCGTGCGCCCCCTTCGGGTAAATGAGTCACGCTGGCTCGAATAGAAGACGAGTCAAGCGGCTGAAGTCAGCGCACGCGTTCCGGGCCGCAAAACAAACACGGCCGAGTCTTTTCGGGCCTCACGAGAGGCTTTGCTCGTCTTTAGTGGGAACGCAACGGCAGCAGTTGACGACGCGCCCGAAACCGCGACGGATGGCTTGCGTGGGGACACAATCCGGATAAATTAATAGTCATCTTTGTCACAATTCTACGACAACATTTGGAGAATTGGATGGGGCTgtcggggtgggggtgtgggtgggggggtgtgaGG
Proteins encoded in this window:
- the LOC133499615 gene encoding zinc finger protein OZF-like, which gives rise to MSQNEICTAREDNEGFSSAEIVEDVQQLIGYGGQVPHSPMKQEKEDVCMKDEEEGADVSELPLTVVSVVKSEDDVQEAPGSSRFSDITTPAPDGSSTPPNKSDASRETCDKAKKCRKMGPDDMGGRPAGKVRFACSLCGESYAYKCNLTLHMKTHTGEKPFVCSMCGQGFIQKVSLIAHTATHTGEKPFACSVCGKSYSYKNNLNSHVRTHTEKPFGCSVCGKRFTQKVNMESHVRIHTGEKPFGCTFCAKRFTHKPNLVAHVRIHTGEKPFTCSICGDGFAQKVALMAHVQIHTGEKPFICADCGKTFYKNANLVSHMKTHTGEKPFTCSACGESFAQKVTLVAHTRTHTGEKPFGCSYCDKTFSQKSHMVAHVRIHTGEKPFSCSICGEGFAQKVSLTGHKRIHTGEKPFNCSVCAKRFSYKCNLTAHMQTHQGE
- the hspb8 gene encoding heat shock protein beta-8, which encodes MAEGDFYTVGGRQRFPRDPFGESMASRFLADDDFGLPPFPDDLSADWPGWARPGRLSSRLSSAAPFGSGLRAAFPERRQRQSGVGPTPYAAGRYGDPSPGSSPGGGAAGEPWKVCVNVHSFKAHELNIRTREGFVEVSGKHEEKQEEGGIVTKNFTKKIQIPTDVDPLTVFASLSPEGVLIIEARQTPPYYLFSDDAPPPEEDADSAPKIQEAPVH